The DNA segment GGGCCACTAATTTTTATTTTGCTGTAGGACTCCAAAAATATTGAGCCGCCATACGCAATCACAACTGGAACTGGTGCGCATCAACAACTTTGTTCCCAATGTAGCCATATCTTTCATCAGCTGTGTTGTTAGTTTCATCCATAGTTGTCAATAGTGgtcgctatagcgaatagcgtagcgTATAGGTCGAAGGTCGCTACAAGGTATGTAGCCATAAATAGCGAGATCTCAGATtttttataaatagcgattaaatatagctataaaataactggattttaggtttttgttaaatatacatgtaaaatagcgtatataccagggtattttgatatgaTATACACATGcttttttttctagtgtatcgctatttataaaatggCGCCTGTTATTTATCGCTATTTGccatgtagcatataggtaccttatcacTATTTGttgctattcgccattaacaactatggtttCATCTTTACTTATTTGAAATTTCATTCTTAAACACTCACTCAACACATCTTAAGGGCGGGTATTAACCTTGAGTATGCTGTTTTTTATTTGTGATCTGATCATGCAATCACAATAACGTACTTTTAGTTAGGTATGGTGTTCACCTTCAAGCACATCTACACTTCTTTTTAGTGTATTTCATGACTTATTGATTTCTATGCTTTAGTGTTTAAGTCTACAAGTTAAGTATGGGTCCATGCGTTTATATTTTTGCTAGTAATTGTTGTTTTGTTTGATTGCAGATTGGTTAAAAGATGGTCAAGACAGAGGAAGATGCCACAGATACACCAACTGTGAAGGTTTGTGGAGACAACTTTCCACATAATTTCTTAATGGCTTTGGAAAAATGTACCTTTATGTGCTTGTTGTACCCCCTATGTATACAAAATGAATACGGGCCGCGTATAACACTTTTATATGGTTTTATACAAGTGGTATACAGGAATAGGACTAACATAAGAAATATAAGCTCACTTTCTGATTGTTTTAGGTCAAGCTGTGTATAAATGCATCCTTACGAAGTTACGACTCTTGCTAGATCTATGTCATCATGTTAAAAAAAACACaagattttgggcattttgttaaATGCGTGTGTATGACGATGTCCTTTTTGTGTTTAAGTCGTCTTTTTATGATTTTTACGCATTTATGCCATGCCTAGTTACGTTCAAATACATGATTGACAGTTTTTTGATATATGAATTACAAAGTAAAAAGATTATTATAGTCCCTTTTAATTTGTATGATGATATACATTGTATAGTGTCATtgcttcaggagttgtattttcCGGCTAAAGTGAAGATTAGATGCCGCATAGAAGTAGCGACAGAAATCCGGGATAGGTTGAGACCAGACTCTGCTAGGTCGGAGTTATTTCGGGGAACGTGTTTTGGACCATGGCTAGATGTACAATCTACATCTATCGACTCGAGTTTACTCCATCTGATACTACAGACTGAATATACCCCGACCCCGGTCGTGCATCAAGATGCATTATTTTTTCATGTTGGAGGTCAGGAGTTGCGGTTTGGACCTCAAGAGTTTTGCCTCATTACAGGAATGCGATTCGGTCCTCATCAACTTTTGAGACAACATTGGATGCAAGTGGGGCCGGATACGACATTTAGGAGGAGGGTATTTGGTCATGTACAAGCTAGATTAAAGGTTTCGGATCTCAAAAACGTTTTTGATAGCTCTCTTGATCAGTTATCGGACCTTGATGCAGTACGGCTTTGTCTGCTGATGTTGCTTGAGGTCGGATTCATGGGCTGCCAGTCCAGTCAAGTGGTTGACTCTGGTCTTCTCGAACTAGTGGAGGATTTGGACTCATGGAACACATTTCCATGGGGTTCATATGTCTGGAAGGTTGTGTACATGCAGCTACATAACGCGCTGCAAAAACGTTCTGCACGACGCGCTTTTTCGCCACTTAAGTATTCCCTAGAGGGATTTATTTGGGCCTTTAAGGTTATGCTATTTTGTTTAAGACAAATTTATGATTGTAATTTGCTTTTCTGAATTTTTTTATATTGTGATTTTCTAGATATGGATCTTCGAGGTTTTACCGTACGCTAAGACGTTTGCTATCAAGCATGGTGGGATTCCGAGGGCCATTGGCTGGGGCAAGAATAAATGCATAACATGGAAGCATGCACTACCATTTGTTGTGGATGCCACAACGGTATGCTTTATGTAGTATGTAAGTTAGTAGAGTTAAAGTACACGTATGGTCCCTGTCGTTTACCAAAATTtaggatttggtccctagctttccaaaagtacacggatggtctgtgggtttgcattttgtaacacatttagtccccaaccaacaaatctaaaggttttagcatgttcaagttagggactaaatgcgttacaaagtgcaaaccacagggaccatccatgtacttttggataAAGCttgggactaaatgcgttacaaagtgcaaagcctagggaccatttgtgtacttttggaaagctagggaacaaatccaaaattttggtaaaccacagggacattccgtgtactttactcttattAGTATTACTTAAATAAGTGTGATAATAAATTTCAGCTTGGATTTGAGCCACTACCAGGGTTGACACCTACTCCTGAAGAGTGCGCCACTGACTGGTGGCGGGCTAGCTGTCAGTTTTTTGACGGCTATGCTAATGATTCATCACCGTTGTTGAAGGAGGCACGCTTATCATCGCCACCTCAGCCGTCGGTTATGATCCGCGACCAGCTGGCAGAGGACATTGCTGACCCCACCACCATGCCTGTAGAGGACAAAGCTGACATCACTAGTCAACAAAGTACAGGGTCGAGGGAAAATATGGAGAAAACAATGCTAGAGAATAAGTTACAAAAGCCGTTGGTTATAAAACGTCTCACTAGTCTAGACACACATGTTGATGTAAGCATCCTAAACTCTTTCTTTTAATCTCTTTTTTGACGATATATATTTAAATAGTGTATAATGTTGTCTCTTCAGGAGTTATATTCGGCTAAGGTGAAGATTAGATGCCACATAGCAGTAGCGACAGAAATCCGAGATAGGTTGGGACCAGGCTCTGCCAGGTCGGAGTTATTTCGGAGCACGTGTTTCGGACCATGGCTAGATATACAATCTCTATCTATTGACTCGCCTTTAGTCCATCTGATACTACAGACTGAATATACCCCGACCCCGGTCGTGCATCAAGACGCGTTATTTTTCCGTGTTAGAGGTCAGGATTTGCGGTTTGGACCTCAAGAGTTTTGCATCATTACCGGACTGCGATTTGGTCCTCAAAATTGGATATACAGAAGTACAGATATGACATTTAGGGAGAGGGTATTTGGTCATGTAGAAGCTAGACCAAAGGTTTCGGATCTCATAAACGTCTTTAATCGCTCTCTTGATCGGTTATCGGACCTTGATGCGGTACGGATTTGTCTGCTGC comes from the Helianthus annuus cultivar XRQ/B chromosome 4, HanXRQr2.0-SUNRISE, whole genome shotgun sequence genome and includes:
- the LOC110935831 gene encoding uncharacterized protein LOC110935831 codes for the protein MVKTEEDATDTPTVKELYFPAKVKIRCRIEVATEIRDRLRPDSARSELFRGTCFGPWLDVQSTSIDSSLLHLILQTEYTPTPVVHQDALFFHVGGQELRFGPQEFCLITGMRFGPHQLLRQHWMQVGPDTTFRRRVFGHVQARLKVSDLKNVFDSSLDQLSDLDAVRLCLLMLLEVGFMGCQSSQVVDSGLLELVEDLDSWNTFPWGSYVWKVVYMQLHNALQKRSARRAFSPLKYSLEGFIWAFKIWIFEVLPYAKTFAIKHGGIPRAIGWGKNKCITWKHALPFVVDATTLGFEPLPGLTPTPEECATDWWRASCQFFDGYANDSSPLLKEARLSSPPQPSVMIRDQLAEDIADPTTMPVEDKADITSQQSTGSRENMEKTMLENKLQKPLVIKRLTSLDTHVDELYSAKVKIRCHIAVATEIRDRLGPGSARSELFRSTCFGPWLDIQSLSIDSPLVHLILQTEYTPTPVVHQDALFFRVRGQDLRFGPQEFCIITGLRFGPQNWIYRSTDMTFRERVFGHVEARPKVSDLINVFNRSLDRLSDLDAVRICLLLLVEFGFMPCDPRALVHLNLLELVEDLVSWNTFPWGSYVWKSLYKQLHNTPAKRSARRHYTLGYSLSGLIWAFKIWIFEVFPYAKRFAIKNGGIPRAISWGTNKCITWKLALPFVTDATVPGFEPLPVLTPTPEECATDWWRASCQFFDSYANDSSPLLKKARLSPPPQPSVRVPDQLAEDIADPTDMGSSDNTTGHQSTGSRTNMEKTTDKLHKPLVLTHRTSLEERVDELLKAKRPLCLKTEIPTTSDLFGPFDHVEDRVVVGKVSSESDIICVQGYNVKQSVAPILESIFKKHGDIAADCLFKPASMRSSFLEIVCEAVSRIQTNDDIEEIEQQVVVAEAANINVSWLRVHLDTIRAHRKCSLLMETKANTSLVKRAALMDLRESCVELMAAQERFEKAERCVRVLNLVENNINDNILES